The DNA window CCGGCCAGATCGGCTGCAAGAGGGCGTTGACGTCCTGGGGCACCTCCAACCAGGCCGGCGCCCGCCCCTGGGCGTGCAGCGAGCCGGCTTCATGCGTCGACATGGTCACATCCTCTCCGGGGCGGTCACGCCCAGCAGCCCCAGGCCGCTGGCCAAGACCTGGCCGGTCGCGTCATTCAGCCACAGCCTTGTGCGGTGGACGTCCGTGATCGGCTCATCCGCGAACGGGATGACCCGGCGCTGGTCGTACCACTTGTGATACGCGCTGGCGAGCGCCTCCAGGTAGCGAGCCACACGGTGCGGCTCGCGCAACTGGGCGGCCTGCGCCACGACCTCCGGGAACTGGGCCAACTGGCCCAGCAGGACCGCCTCCGATTCGTGGTCCAGGGTTTCCGGGGCGAAGCCGTCCGCCCTGGCGACCCCCGCCTGGGCCGCGTTGCGGCCAACCGAACAGGTCCGCGCGTGGGCGTATTGGACGTAGTAGACGGGGTTCTCATTGGATTGCGACGCCCACAGGCCCAAGTCGATCTCCAACGACGAGTCGATCGACGAGCGCACCAGCGCGTAACGCGCCGCGTCCACCCCCACCGCGTCCGTCAAGTCCTCAAGGGTCACCACCGTGCCCGCCCGCTTCGACATCTTGACCGGCTGGCCGTCCTTGACCAGGAAGACCAGTTGGCCGATCAACACCTCGACCCGGTCCGGGTCGTCCCCCAAGGCCGCCGCCGCCGCTTTCAGCCTGGCGATGTAGCCGTGGTGGTCCGCCCCCAACAGGTAGACCGCCCGGTCCGCCCCGCGGCCCCGCTTGTTCTTGAAATAGGCGATGTCGCCCGCTATGTAGGCCGCCTGGCCGTCCGATTTGATGACCACCCGGTCCTTGTCGTCGCCGTAGTCGCTGGACGCCAGCCACCACGCGCCGTCGCTTTCGTAAAGCCGGCCGTTCTGTTTGAGTTGCCCGATCACGTCCGCGACCTCACCCGAGTCATGCAGCGACTGTTCGTGGAAGTAGACGTCGAAGTCCACGCCGAAACCGTGCAAGGTCCGCTTGATCTCTTCGAACATGGCCTCGACGCCGTCCGCGCGGAAGCCCTCCAACTGCTCCTCGCTTGGCCTGCGCGTGATGTCCGGTTCGTGTTTCACAATCGCCTGGGCGATGTCCTCGATGTACTGGCCGCCATACCCGTCCTCGGGTGTCGGCTCGCCGTGGGCCGCCGCCATCAGGGAACGCGCGAACCGGTCGATCTGCGCGCCGTGGTCGTTGAAGTAGTACTCGCGGACAACCTTGGCGCCCTGGGCCTCCATGACCCTCGCGATCGAATCCCCCACCGCCGCCCAGCGGGCGCCCGCCAAATGCAGGGGGCCGGTCGGATTGGCGGAGACGAACTCCAGGTTGACGGTTTCACCCTTCAGGGCCGCCGCCCGGCCGTACTCGCTCCCCGCCTCCACGATCTCTTTGGCCAGCGCGCCGGCGGCGGCTTTCGCCAAGGTGATGTTTATGAAA is part of the Bifidobacteriaceae bacterium genome and encodes:
- the argS gene encoding arginine--tRNA ligase, which codes for MTPAELSQALGLALRQAVAQAALPLDPAALPDQVRVERPRQREHGDWSTNVALQLAKRAGLPPREFAAVLAKYISAHDAVASVDVAGPGFINITLAKAAAGALAKEIVEAGSEYGRAAALKGETVNLEFVSANPTGPLHLAGARWAAVGDSIARVMEAQGAKVVREYYFNDHGAQIDRFARSLMAAAHGEPTPEDGYGGQYIEDIAQAIVKHEPDITRRPSEEQLEGFRADGVEAMFEEIKRTLHGFGVDFDVYFHEQSLHDSGEVADVIGQLKQNGRLYESDGAWWLASSDYGDDKDRVVIKSDGQAAYIAGDIAYFKNKRGRGADRAVYLLGADHHGYIARLKAAAAALGDDPDRVEVLIGQLVFLVKDGQPVKMSKRAGTVVTLEDLTDAVGVDAARYALVRSSIDSSLEIDLGLWASQSNENPVYYVQYAHARTCSVGRNAAQAGVARADGFAPETLDHESEAVLLGQLAQFPEVVAQAAQLREPHRVARYLEALASAYHKWYDQRRVIPFADEPITDVHRTRLWLNDATGQVLASGLGLLGVTAPERM